CGCGCGGACCTTCGGAGCGCCGCTGACGGTCCCCGCCGGGAAGCCGGCGAACAGCGCGTCGAGCGCGTCCTTGCCGGGCGCAAGCCTGCCGACGACGTTGCTGACGATGTGCATGACGTGGCTGTAGCGCTCTATGCCGAAGCTGTCGGTGACTTCGACACTCCCCCGATCCGCCACGCGGCCGACATCGTTGCGGCCGAGGTCGAGCAGCATCAGGTGCTCGGCGCGCTCCTTGGGATCGGCCAGCAGGCCGTCTTCCGCGGCCTTGTCGGCAGCAGGGGTTGCGCCGCGCGGACGCGTACCGGCGATCGGTCGGATGGTGACCTCGCCGTCCCGCAGGCGAACCAGGATTTCCGGACTCGATCCCACTACCGCGAAACCGGGCAGATCGAGGAAATACAGGAACGGCGACGGGTTGACCCGGCGCAGCGCGCGATAAAGCGCGATGGGGGGAAGCGGGAAGGGGCAGGTAAACCGCTGCGCTAGCACCACCTGGAAGATGTCGCCCGCGACGATATAGTCCTTCGCCCGTTCTACCATCGTCCCATAGTCGTCGTTCGCCAGGCGCGGCGTAAGCGCAGCCTCAGGCAGGTCGGCGGCAGCATCCGACTGTGGAACCGGCCCCGCCAGTCGCCGCTCGGCCTCGTCGATCCGTTCGCCGGCCGCCGCCAGCCGAGCATCGGGATCACCCCCATCGGCCCAGAGCGGCGCAATCAGGTAAAGCGCGTCGCTCAGCGAATCGAATACGAGCAGCAGCGTCGGGCGCGCGAAGACCATGTCGGGCAGCTCGAGCTCGCTCGTCGGGGCGCGGGGCAACCGCTCGATCCGGGCGATGGTTTCATAGGCGAAATAGCCGACCAGGAAGGCAAGGGCGGGCGGCAGGCCCGGCGGCACCGGCAATCGGCACTCCGCCACCAGGTTGCGAAGGGCATCCGCCGCATCGGCCTCGCACGGAGTGAAGGCCGCGCGATCGTGCCGCCATTCCCGATTGATCTCGGCACCGGTTGCATCGGCGCGAAACAGCAGATCAGGATCGAGACCCAGCAGGCTGTAGCGCCCCCGGACCTCGCCGCCTTCGACCGATTCGAGAAGGAAGTCGCCGCGTTCGGGCTCGATCAGCTTGAGCGCCGCCCCTACCGGCGTTTCGGTGTCCGCGACGACGCGCCGCCACACGAGGGCGGGTTCTCCACCCGCCATCGCGCGGCGCGCCGCATCGGCATTTTCGAGACGGTCGGCAGACGGCAAGCGGCCTCAGCTCTCGCCAGCGAGCTGCTTGCGGACGGCCGCGATCGCATCCTCGTTACGCTTCACGCCCACATCCTTGCGGATCGCGGTGCGCAGCTGCTGGGCGTATTCCTGCCCCAGCGTGGAGCCGAGCTCTCTCTTCACTTGGGCGAAGAGGGGGTCGTCCTGCGAGAACTTGCCGGGCTCGATCGAGTCGAGATCGACGATGAACCAACCCCCGTCGCGCGGGGCAGCGAGGCGCTTCGTGGTGTTCTGTGCCATGCTGAAGAACAGGGCCAGCGGCGGAATGACGCCCTGCTGGTTGCGCAGCAGTTCCTCGCGCGTGACGTTGAGATTTTCCGGCGGCGGCAGACGCTTGTTCTCGGCCGCCATCGCCTGTTGCAGCGATTGCCCCTTCTTCATGCGGGCAAGCACGCGCTCCGACGCCTTCCTGGCACCCGCGGCTCCTTCGGCCATGCGCCAATCGGCTACCACGTCGTCGCGAATTTCCTTCAGCGGTGCGCTTGCCGAGGGCGTGATCGCACCCGCTTCGAACAGCAGGAATTCCTCGCCCGGACGGACTTCGGCGAGTTGCGGCTGACCTTCCTGCATCTGGAACGCGGTCTGGAGCGCTGGCGCAAGGACTTCGGGCGCGGTTTCGTTGGGGGCAGCGCCATAGACCTGCCCTGACCCGGTGATCGGCCTGGTCGCCTGAACCTGCGCGCCGAGGGACTTGGCAACGTCGGCGAGAGACTCGCCATCGGAGAAGCGGTCCTCGATGCTCGCCGCAAGGTCGCCCAGTGCCGCCCGCTTCTTCTCCGCGCGGATCGCATCCGCGATCTGGTCGCGCATCTGGGCCAGCGAGCGCCCGCCCTTCTGCTCCACGGAATCGATCCGCACCACGTACCAGCCGAGATTGCTGCGCGTTGGCGGTGCGACGGAGCCACGATCGGCCTCGAACACGGCTTGCGCGACGGCGGGCGAGGCCCGGCCGGCGAAGTCGCGGCGGGTGATCGGGCCGACCTGCGTCAGCTCCAGCCCGGCGTCCTGCGCCGCCTGCTCGAACGAGCCGCCATTGCGGACCTTGTCGGCGATCGCCTTTGCCGCGGCTTGGCTGGGGACGATCAGCTGCGACAGCGTGCGCTCTTCGCTCGGCGCGTAGTTGGCGGCGTTTTCCTTGTAACGCGCCGCGATTTCCTGATCGGTCGGCTCGATATCGGCCTTGACCGCATCGGGTCCGAAGGTGGCGTAGCGGATCACCCGGCGTTCGGGCCGGATGTAATCGTCCCGGTGGCCATTGTAGAACGCCTGCAACTGCTTGTCGGTCGGATCGCCGTCCGGCGCATAGGCCTGGCTCAGCAGGATACCGAGCGAACCCTTGCGCCGCTCGCGGAACAGCCCGCCATAGCGCTGTGTCAGCGCTTGCGGCATCTTCGTGCCGAAGCTCGCCGGCACCAGTACCTGCTGGGCGAGGAGACCCGCGCTGAGATCTTCCCGCACTTCGCGATCGGTCAGCCCCTGTTGCGCGATCGCCGCGCGATAGGCGCTCTCGTCGAAATTGCCGTCCGGGCCGGAGAACGCGGGAATCTTGCGAATCTCGCTATTGACGAGGTTGTCGCCTGCGGTGAATCCGATCTTACGCGCAAACTCGGCCAGAGCGGTGCGATCGACCAGCACGTCCAGCGTCTGGGCCAGGCCGTTCTGCGCCAGGAAAGCCTGCATGGAGAGGTTGGGGTTCTCCTGCCGCGCACGCTGCAGATTGCTCTGCGCCGCGCCGCTCAGCTCCGCGGTCCCGATCTTCTGGTCGCCCACGACCGCGACCCGGTCGCCCCCGGCTACACCGCCGAACGTGCCGGTGCTCGACACATCGGCGCTGGCGAAGGCCAGAGCGATCAGTGCTAGGAAGCCGAGCGTGATGGCGACGCCCAGCTTGGACTGGAACATGCGACGGATGGCGTGGATCATGGCGGGCGTAACGCTCCGTTAGGCGGACGATGACGAAACCGGCGAGGAACGGGAATGAAAGTCGTTCCGGTCGGGCGGGGGACCTATTAGAGAGGCTGCGACATCCCCGCAACAGGTGGATAAGGGTTTTGACCTCGCCGCCGCGGGCGGCTAGCGGACCCTGCGCTGTAGCCGCTGGCGCTCGCAGCCATCCGAAAAGCAAGTGAAGATATGACGACACGACCCTACATCGTTGGCAACTGGAAGATGAACGGCACCCGCGCGATGCTGTCGGAAGCGCGCGCGATCGACCGCGCGGCGCAACGGCACATGAAGGTGGAAGTGGCCCTGGCCCCGCCGTTCACGCTGATCCATGCCGTGCATCGCGAGGCGGAGCAGATCGCCGTGGGCGCGCAGGATTGCCATCGCGATCCCGACGGAGCGCATACCGGCGACGTGTCCGCCACCATGCTCGCCGATGCGGGGGCCAAGTTCGTTATCCTCGGCCACAGCGAACGCCGTGCCGAGCATAGCGAGCAGGACGCCATCGTGCGCGAGAAGCTGGTCGCGGCGCAGGGCGCCGGGTTGGAAGTGATCCTGTGCTGCGGTGAAACCGACTCCGTACGCGACGCGGGCGGGGCGGAAGGCCATGTCCTGCACCAGCTCGAGAATTCGCTGCCCGACGAGATCGACAATCCGGGCGAGCGGCTGACCATCGCCTACGAACCGGTCTGGGCCATCGGCACCGGTCGAACCCCGACCATGGAGGAGATCGGGGCCATGCACGCCTCCATCCGCCAATTCCTGATCGAGCGTTTCGGCGAAGAGGCCGGTGCGGCGATCCGGATTCTGTATGGCGGATCGGTGAAACCGGACAATGCGCGCGAGATTCTGGCCGTGCCGGAAGTGGGCGGCGCGCTGGTCGGCGGGGCCAGCCTGACGGCGGACAGCTTCATGAACATCGCCCTGGCGGCGACCGAAGGCGAATAAGCCCGCCCGAGCTCGGACCCGCGCGCGGGGCGAGCGACCTTGTCATCATCCGTGCGTGCGCCTAGATCGCGCGCATATCCCATCCCGTTCCAGATACCGGGCAGAATTTACATGTCGCTTTTCATCTTCCTCACCGTGGTTCAGGCGATCGTCGCCGCGGCTCTCGTCGGCGTCATCCTGATGCAACGCTCCGAAGGGGGAGGCCTGGGTGTCGGGGGTTCGCCTGGTGGCATGATGAGCGCGCGCGGCGCGGCTGATTTCTTGACGCGAACCACGCGTACCCTGGCGATCGCGTTCGTGGTCCTGTCGATCGCCCTGGCGGCGGTGGCGGTGAAGACGAGCGGTGGCGACGAGATCGAATCGACCCTCGACCGCAACGTGCCGGTGCGCGGCAGCGATCCGCTGGCCCCGTCGGCCGGTGCAGGCGCTCCGGCGGCTCCGGCAGACCAGAGCACGCCCGCTTCGAACGACCCGCTGGGCGACGCCACCAACTGATATTTCCTCCCGCTGATGTGGATTTCCGGCTGAGCGGGCGCCTTCGCGCTTGCCACGAATCCACTGCGGGGCTTAAGGCCCAACTCCCATGGCGCGGTATATTTTCATCACCGGCGGCGTGGTTTCCTCGCTCGGCAAAGGTCTCATGGCGGCATCGCTCGGCGCGTTGCTGCAGGCGCGCGGCTACAAGGTCCGCATCCGCAAGTTCGACCCCTATCTGAACGTCGATCCGGGCACCATGAGCCCCTATCAGCACGGCGAGGTCTACGTGACCGACGACGGGGCGGAGACCGATCTCGACCTCGGCCATTACGAGCGCTTCACCGGCGTATCCGCGCGGCAGAGCGACAATATCACCTCCGGCCGGGTTTATCAGGACATCATCGCGCGCGAGCGGCGCGGCGATTATCTCGGCGCAACGGTGCAGGTGATCCCGCACGTCACCGACGCTATCAAGGAATTTGCGCTCGCTGATCAGGGCGACCACGATTTCATCCTGTGCGAAATCGGCGGCACGGTGGGCGACATCGAATCGCTGCCGTTCATGGAGGCGATACGCCAGCTGCGTAACGAGCTGGAGCCGATGCAGACGCTATCGGTCCACGTCACGCTGGTGCCCTATATTTCCGCCGCCGGCGAACTGAAGACCAAGCCGACGCAGCATTCGGTCCGCGAACTCGCCAGTCTCGGCATCAAGCCCGATATCCTGCTATGCCGGTGCGAGCACCCGCTCCCGGAAAGCGAGCGGCGCAAGATCGCGCAGTTCTGCAACGTCCGGGCGGAGGCGGTCATTCCCGCCCTCGACGCGCCTTCCATCTACTCGGTGCCGCTGCAATACCATCGCGAGGGGCTGGATGCAGAGGTGCTGCGCGGCTTCGGGATCACCGACGCGCGCGATCCCGACCTGTCGGCTTGGGAAGACGTCACCGACCGCTATTTCAACCCGGAAGGCGAGGTGACGGTCGGTGTAGTCGGCAAGTATGTCGGCCTGCCCGATGCCTACAAGTCGCTGAACGAGGCGCTCGTTCATGGCGGGCTCGCCAATCGGACGAAGGTCAATATCCGCTGGATCGATGCCGAGCTGTTCGAAGGCGACGACGAGGAACTCGCGGCCAAGCTCGAACCCTTGCACGCGATTCTGGTGCCCGGCGGGTTCGGCGAGCGGGGCAGCGAAGGAAAGATCGCCTCGGTTCGTTTCGCCCGGCAGCGCAAGGTGCCGTTCTTCGGCATCTGTCTGGGCATGCAGATGGCCTGTATCGAAGGCGTCCGGGATGCCGGATTGCCTACCGCTTCCTCGACCGAATTCGGCGCGACCGACGAGCCGGTGGTCGGCATCATCACCGAATGGATGAGCGAGGATGGCCTGCAGACCCGCGAGGCGGGTGGCGACCTGGGCGGCACGATGCGGCTGGGAGCCTATGAGGCGAAGCTGGACGGGAACAGCCATGTCAGCGCCATCTATGGCGGTGCGCAGAGCATCTCCGAACGGCACCGGCACCGTTACGAAGTGAACGCCCATTATCGCGATGCATTGGAGAAGGGCGGGCTGGTGTTTTCGGGCATGT
Above is a genomic segment from Erythrobacter sp. 3-20A1M containing:
- the secG gene encoding preprotein translocase subunit SecG, with the protein product MSLFIFLTVVQAIVAAALVGVILMQRSEGGGLGVGGSPGGMMSARGAADFLTRTTRTLAIAFVVLSIALAAVAVKTSGGDEIESTLDRNVPVRGSDPLAPSAGAGAPAAPADQSTPASNDPLGDATN
- the trpE gene encoding anthranilate synthase component I; this translates as MAGGEPALVWRRVVADTETPVGAALKLIEPERGDFLLESVEGGEVRGRYSLLGLDPDLLFRADATGAEINREWRHDRAAFTPCEADAADALRNLVAECRLPVPPGLPPALAFLVGYFAYETIARIERLPRAPTSELELPDMVFARPTLLLVFDSLSDALYLIAPLWADGGDPDARLAAAGERIDEAERRLAGPVPQSDAAADLPEAALTPRLANDDYGTMVERAKDYIVAGDIFQVVLAQRFTCPFPLPPIALYRALRRVNPSPFLYFLDLPGFAVVGSSPEILVRLRDGEVTIRPIAGTRPRGATPAADKAAEDGLLADPKERAEHLMLLDLGRNDVGRVADRGSVEVTDSFGIERYSHVMHIVSNVVGRLAPGKDALDALFAGFPAGTVSGAPKVRACEIIAELEPETRGPYAGGVGYFAPDGSFDSCIVLRTAVVKDGTMHVQAGAGIVADSDPAYEQRECEAKAGALLAAAREAIRIAAEPGYGQ
- a CDS encoding CTP synthase codes for the protein MARYIFITGGVVSSLGKGLMAASLGALLQARGYKVRIRKFDPYLNVDPGTMSPYQHGEVYVTDDGAETDLDLGHYERFTGVSARQSDNITSGRVYQDIIARERRGDYLGATVQVIPHVTDAIKEFALADQGDHDFILCEIGGTVGDIESLPFMEAIRQLRNELEPMQTLSVHVTLVPYISAAGELKTKPTQHSVRELASLGIKPDILLCRCEHPLPESERRKIAQFCNVRAEAVIPALDAPSIYSVPLQYHREGLDAEVLRGFGITDARDPDLSAWEDVTDRYFNPEGEVTVGVVGKYVGLPDAYKSLNEALVHGGLANRTKVNIRWIDAELFEGDDEELAAKLEPLHAILVPGGFGERGSEGKIASVRFARQRKVPFFGICLGMQMACIEGVRDAGLPTASSTEFGATDEPVVGIITEWMSEDGLQTREAGGDLGGTMRLGAYEAKLDGNSHVSAIYGGAQSISERHRHRYEVNAHYRDALEKGGLVFSGMSPDGLLPEIVERPDHPWFVGVQFHPELKSKPFDPHPLFAGFIAAALRQSRLV
- the tpiA gene encoding triose-phosphate isomerase — its product is MTTRPYIVGNWKMNGTRAMLSEARAIDRAAQRHMKVEVALAPPFTLIHAVHREAEQIAVGAQDCHRDPDGAHTGDVSATMLADAGAKFVILGHSERRAEHSEQDAIVREKLVAAQGAGLEVILCCGETDSVRDAGGAEGHVLHQLENSLPDEIDNPGERLTIAYEPVWAIGTGRTPTMEEIGAMHASIRQFLIERFGEEAGAAIRILYGGSVKPDNAREILAVPEVGGALVGGASLTADSFMNIALAATEGE
- a CDS encoding SurA N-terminal domain-containing protein yields the protein MIHAIRRMFQSKLGVAITLGFLALIALAFASADVSSTGTFGGVAGGDRVAVVGDQKIGTAELSGAAQSNLQRARQENPNLSMQAFLAQNGLAQTLDVLVDRTALAEFARKIGFTAGDNLVNSEIRKIPAFSGPDGNFDESAYRAAIAQQGLTDREVREDLSAGLLAQQVLVPASFGTKMPQALTQRYGGLFRERRKGSLGILLSQAYAPDGDPTDKQLQAFYNGHRDDYIRPERRVIRYATFGPDAVKADIEPTDQEIAARYKENAANYAPSEERTLSQLIVPSQAAAKAIADKVRNGGSFEQAAQDAGLELTQVGPITRRDFAGRASPAVAQAVFEADRGSVAPPTRSNLGWYVVRIDSVEQKGGRSLAQMRDQIADAIRAEKKRAALGDLAASIEDRFSDGESLADVAKSLGAQVQATRPITGSGQVYGAAPNETAPEVLAPALQTAFQMQEGQPQLAEVRPGEEFLLFEAGAITPSASAPLKEIRDDVVADWRMAEGAAGARKASERVLARMKKGQSLQQAMAAENKRLPPPENLNVTREELLRNQQGVIPPLALFFSMAQNTTKRLAAPRDGGWFIVDLDSIEPGKFSQDDPLFAQVKRELGSTLGQEYAQQLRTAIRKDVGVKRNEDAIAAVRKQLAGES